The DNA window TACTGCATGGCAGCGGAGATAAAACGGTAGGTGTGTTTAATCAAGAAATAATGGCAGAAGCGTTAAAAAAAGAAAACGTGAAGCATCAGTCGATAGTATATAACAGCAATATTACGCATATTAAAATACTACTTAAATTACATCCTTGGTTTGCGGATAGCGTTGATGTCGCAGAGGACATTGACTGGTTTTTTAAGAGCCTGTAATAGAGCAACAGTCTTTTGAGTTGAAGACTATAAAAGTTGATTAGCCATACAAACAACATCTAGTCACTTTGAGTAATAACAATCGATTTTAATACCCACATCAAGGAGGGGTTAAGTGAGTAACTAAAAGCTTATTTGGAGATAGGTGGGAGGCCTTACGTTAAGTCTCCATAAATCATTCTCAACTCATGTGGCAATTAACACGAGATCAGAATCTCGATTATCAACAAAGCGCAATTGATTAGTGAAACTAAGGTCAGATACAGAGAGCATTCACGCCTAGGTTCAAACGTATTTAGCATCCAATATATTGATACAGGTCATTAAATTTACTCGTTTTCCTGCAATTATTATTTTTGATATCTAATGATTCTAAAGCAGGGGCCAAGGTAGGTAAATGACTGATAAAACGTTCAATTCGACTACTTCCAAATTATCTCATCCTATTTGGCATAGCATTCCTGCAAATGTGTGTCTCAAGCATCTAAATGTATCAGTCAATGGCTTAGACCAACAAGAGGCCGACGCGCGACTGGCAACTTACGGCGCTAACTGTCTGCCAAAAGCAGCAAAACGAAGTGCTTTTAAGCGATTGCTGATGCAATTTCATAATATTTTGATTTACGTATTGCTGGCCTCAGCCGCAATCACTGCGTTTATTCAACATTGGGTTGATTCAGCAGTGATATTGGCGGTTGTCCTTGCGAATGCGATAATTGGCTTTATTCAGGAGGGGAAAGCCGAACAAGCCATGGACGCTATTCGCCATATGTTAGCTCCTCAGGCCAGAGTCATTCGTGATGGAAAGCAACTAGCAATTGATGGTGAAAAATTGGTTCCTGGGGACATTGTGTTGCTAGAGGCAGGAGATAAGGTGCCCGCTGATTTACGATTGTTCAGTGCGCACAGCGCGGCGGCGCAAGAAGCTATTCTGACAGGGGAGTCCTTGTCTGTAGAAAAGCAAACACTGCCGGTTGCTGAAGGGCTGCCTCTTGGTGACCGTTCTTGCGTCGCTTTTTGCGGTACTCTAATCACCAGTGGCCAATGCAAAGGAGTGGTAATTGCAACTGGAGCAGAGACTGAAATCGGTCGTATCAGCGGGCTGCTTTCTGAAGTCGAAATACTAACAACGCCTTTAGTTACGCAGATGGGTGTATTCGCTAAATGGCTGACCGTTTTGATTCTCATCATCGCTTTTCTGCTACTCACCTTCGGTTATTTTGTAGAGCATCGCGACTTCGCAGAATTGTTCATGGCCGTCGTCGGACTCTCTGTCGCCGCAATCCCCGAAGGTTTACCTGCAGTTTTAACGATAACATTGGCAATCGGGGTTCAGGCAATGGCGAAGCGCAACGCTATTGTGCGACGGTTACCTGCCATTGAAACGCTTGGGGCAGTATCGGTCATTTGCAGCGATAAGACGGGCACACTGACACGCAACGAAATGATGGTGGCTTCAGTCTTGACTCATCCTCACCTATTTAACATGTCAGGCTGTGGTTACGAACCAAAAGGTGTACTAAAAATAGACGACAGAGATGTTTCCCCAGCCGAACATTTGGTGCTGGAAGAACTCGCCCGTGCAGCGATTCTTTGCAATGATGGCGCGCTTCGGCAGCATGAAAACACGTGGTTAGCAGAAGGTGACCCCATGGAAGGAGCGTTGCTAGCTTTTAGCGGAAAAATGGACGCCGACATTTCTCACGAACAATCCACATGGACACGAACCGATGCGATCCCCTTTGATGCTCGAAATCGTTTTATGGCTACACTAAATCACGATCATGAAAGACATGCTTGGGTATTCGTGAAAGGGGCACCAGAAAAGATTTTGAGCATGTGCTGCGATCAGCGCACAACAGATGGAAAAACAGAAGCTCTGGATGCGGCGTATTGGAATGATGAGCTTGAATCCATTGCTGCCCTTGGTCAGCGAGTACTTGCTTTTGCGGTCAAATCAGCACCTTCAAACAATACGGTTCTGGAGCATGCAGACATACAAAACAAACTCACTCTACTAGGCATGGTAGGAATGATCGACCCCCCTCGAGACGAGGCTATTAGCGCAATTGCCGAATGCGGTACTGCCGGGATCCGCGTGAAAATGATTACCGGTGACCACACTAAAACTGCATCGGCAATTGGCAAGCAGATTGGTCTGAAAAATGCTGAGACCGTGATAACCGGCTCAGACCTCGATTGCTTTGATGATGCAGCTCTGCGACAGGCAGTAATAGACTGCGATATATTTGCGCGTACAAGTCCTGAACAAAAGTTGCGCTTGGTAATGGCATTACAATCTCATGGTTTTACGGTCGCAATGACGGGTGATGGTGTTAACGATGCTCCTGCACTCAAAAGAGCTGATGCAGGTATCGCGATGGGACAAAAAGGCAGTGAAGCCGCGAAAGAAGCTGCAGAATTAGTGCTAGCTGATGATAATTTCGCATCTATTGTAGCTGCCGTGCGGGAAGGGCGCACTGTTTATGACAATATTAAAAAGGTCATTAGTTGGACATTGCCAACTAATGCGGGGGAAGCAATGACTATAATTGTGGCATTGCTTATGGGGATGACACTGCCGATCACCGCTATTCAGATCCTTTGGGTTAACTTGATTACGGCTATCACGCTAGGTGTAGCACTGGCGTTTGAGCCAACTGAAGAAAACACCATGCGCAGGCCACCCCGAGCCCGCGATGAGCCTCTGCTGACTAATGATTTAGTATGGCATATTGTGTTGGTATCTTGTTTATTTCTGTGTGGTGTATTTGGCACCTACCATTATGCCATCGACCAAAATTATTCTGTCGAACTTGCTCGCACTATTGCCCTCAATACGCTTGTAGTAATGGAAATTTTTCATCTTTTTTTCATTCGTAACATTTATGGTACATCACTTACTTGGAAAGCTGTACGCGGCACAAAAGTGGTCTGGATGGTGGTAATTGCAGTTACAGCCGCACAATTTGCCATTACTTATCTTCCAACCCTACAATCAGTATTTGCTACTGAAGCCATTCCATTTTGGGACGGTGTTCTCGTCTTAGGTATCGGTGTTGCGCTATTTACTATTATTGAGGTCGAAAAACAACTTCGCCTAGCGCTCCAGCGCACCAAAAGGGCTTGATGTTTGCTGCTCAAGTGCACACCGCACTAATCACCTACTATTCAAAGGTAAGAGCCAATTACATTTTTGACGTGGATCAAAGACTCAATAAGTGAATATGCTACTTTCAGCAGTGAATGGGCAATATAAAACCATGGAGTAATTTGATATGACCCAGATGATGAAAGCGGCTGTCTTTGTTGAACCTGGACGCATAGTCTTGGATGACAAGCCAATTCCAGCGGTAGGACCAAATGATGCTCTTATAAGAGTAACCACAACTACCATTTGTGGCACCGATATTCATATCCTTAAGGGAGAATATCCCGTAGAAAAGGGCTTAACGATAGGGCACGAACCTGTTGGTGTGATAGAAAAGCTTGGCGCTAATGTTTTGGGATACGAGGAAGGTCAGCGAGTGATTGCTGGCGCGATATGCCCTAGTGGATATTCTCATGCTTGCCTCGATGGACTGCATTCACAAGACGGAGGAAGCTGCAGGCACGGTATCAAAGCACTTGGTGGTTGGCGTTTTGGCAACACTATTGACGGAGCACAGGCTGAGTTTTTGTTGGTTCCAGATGCAATGGCTAACTTAGCTCTGATACCCGATGGACTAAGCGATGAACAAGTACTCATGTGCCCTGATATCATGTCTACTGGTTTTGCAGGGGCAGAATCAGGCAACATAAAGATCGGGGACACCGTTGCGGTTTTCGCACAAGGACCAATAGGACTGTGTGCAACTGCAGGAGCTAAGCTACGCGGTGCGACCACCATTATTACCGTTGAGACAGTCAAAGCACGTATGGAAATGTCGCGTCGATTAGGGGCTGACTTTGTGATTGATTATCACAAAGCTGATCCTGTTGCAGAAATCATGCGCATCACTCAGGGTCGAGGCGTCGATGTTGCTATTGAAGCTCTGGGGCTACAATCGACTTTTGAAAATGGTCTGCGCTCACTTAAACCTGGGGGCACTTTGTCCAGCCTAGGGGTTTATGCTAATGATCTCACTATCCCACTGGATGCTTTTCATGCAGGGCTGGGGGACAACAAAATAATTACCTCTTTATGCCCTGGAGGGAAAGAGCGAATGCGCAGACTTATGAATGTCGTTGCCGCCGAGCGCATCGATCTCAAACCTTTAATTACTCATCGTTATGCGCTTGACCGAATA is part of the Glaciecola nitratireducens FR1064 genome and encodes:
- a CDS encoding cation-transporting P-type ATPase yields the protein MTDKTFNSTTSKLSHPIWHSIPANVCLKHLNVSVNGLDQQEADARLATYGANCLPKAAKRSAFKRLLMQFHNILIYVLLASAAITAFIQHWVDSAVILAVVLANAIIGFIQEGKAEQAMDAIRHMLAPQARVIRDGKQLAIDGEKLVPGDIVLLEAGDKVPADLRLFSAHSAAAQEAILTGESLSVEKQTLPVAEGLPLGDRSCVAFCGTLITSGQCKGVVIATGAETEIGRISGLLSEVEILTTPLVTQMGVFAKWLTVLILIIAFLLLTFGYFVEHRDFAELFMAVVGLSVAAIPEGLPAVLTITLAIGVQAMAKRNAIVRRLPAIETLGAVSVICSDKTGTLTRNEMMVASVLTHPHLFNMSGCGYEPKGVLKIDDRDVSPAEHLVLEELARAAILCNDGALRQHENTWLAEGDPMEGALLAFSGKMDADISHEQSTWTRTDAIPFDARNRFMATLNHDHERHAWVFVKGAPEKILSMCCDQRTTDGKTEALDAAYWNDELESIAALGQRVLAFAVKSAPSNNTVLEHADIQNKLTLLGMVGMIDPPRDEAISAIAECGTAGIRVKMITGDHTKTASAIGKQIGLKNAETVITGSDLDCFDDAALRQAVIDCDIFARTSPEQKLRLVMALQSHGFTVAMTGDGVNDAPALKRADAGIAMGQKGSEAAKEAAELVLADDNFASIVAAVREGRTVYDNIKKVISWTLPTNAGEAMTIIVALLMGMTLPITAIQILWVNLITAITLGVALAFEPTEENTMRRPPRARDEPLLTNDLVWHIVLVSCLFLCGVFGTYHYAIDQNYSVELARTIALNTLVVMEIFHLFFIRNIYGTSLTWKAVRGTKVVWMVVIAVTAAQFAITYLPTLQSVFATEAIPFWDGVLVLGIGVALFTIIEVEKQLRLALQRTKRA
- a CDS encoding NAD(P)-dependent alcohol dehydrogenase, yielding MTQMMKAAVFVEPGRIVLDDKPIPAVGPNDALIRVTTTTICGTDIHILKGEYPVEKGLTIGHEPVGVIEKLGANVLGYEEGQRVIAGAICPSGYSHACLDGLHSQDGGSCRHGIKALGGWRFGNTIDGAQAEFLLVPDAMANLALIPDGLSDEQVLMCPDIMSTGFAGAESGNIKIGDTVAVFAQGPIGLCATAGAKLRGATTIITVETVKARMEMSRRLGADFVIDYHKADPVAEIMRITQGRGVDVAIEALGLQSTFENGLRSLKPGGTLSSLGVYANDLTIPLDAFHAGLGDNKIITSLCPGGKERMRRLMNVVAAERIDLKPLITHRYALDRIEDAYELFANQRDGVLKVAISPF